One window from the genome of Acanthochromis polyacanthus isolate Apoly-LR-REF ecotype Palm Island chromosome 21, KAUST_Apoly_ChrSc, whole genome shotgun sequence encodes:
- the LOC110961474 gene encoding cytoglobin-1-like: MERMQGEGEVDHLERPSPLTDKERVMIQDSWAKVYQNCDDAGVAILVRLFVNFPSSKQYFSQFKHIEDPEELEKSSQLRKHAHRVMNAINTLVESLDNAEKVASVLELLGKAHALRHKVEPVYFKILSGVILEVLGEGFPEVVTPDVAAAWTKLLATVYCGITAVYEEVGWTKLSTSTG; the protein is encoded by the exons ATGGAGAGGAtgcagggagagggagaggtggACCACCTGGAGCGACCGAGTCCACTGACTGACAAGGAGAGGGTGATGATCCAGGACTCGTGGGCTAAAGTCTACCAGAACTGTGACGATGCCGGGGTGGCTATACTAGTCAG GCTGTTTGTGAACTTCCCGTCATCCAAGCAGTATTTCAGCCAGTTCAAACACATTGAGGACccggaggagctggagaagagCTCCCAGCTGAGGAAACACGCTCACAGAGTCATGAATGCCATCAATACGCTGGTGGAGAGCCTCGACAACGCAGAGAAGGTGGCCTCAGTGCTGGAGCTGTTGGGAAAGGCCCATGCACTCCGTCACAAGGTGGAGCCTGTGTACTTCAAG ATTCTGAGTGGTGTGATTCTGGAGGTCCTGGGGGAAGGGTTTCCAGAGGTTGTCACTCCCGATGTGGCTGCAGCATGGACCAAACTCCTGGCTACGGTCTACTGTGGCATCACAGCCGTCTATGAGGAAGTGGGCTGGACAAAGCTTTCAACCTCGACTGGTTGA
- the LOC110961475 gene encoding LOW QUALITY PROTEIN: fas-binding factor 1 homolog (The sequence of the model RefSeq protein was modified relative to this genomic sequence to represent the inferred CDS: inserted 1 base in 1 codon), with product MAGKPKAKTSKGSFKDDDLLDSFFDDIKESTRGKASRGGPLHRTYASDNIFSMLAEEVKQDGVDSEDSDVSAADPSVILKNMKDMDDMDADLFSSKKKSHSPPAQTKQSGNEGPKKDLAVLESNVKPERADEPTRGGKKPNSAPSSTTRNYKKFTFSDSGDGGDDEGVGQTPYTKDLDDPLSDPLDDLLPDETKPESKSSQAKPDKSVPSPSASPIVKKETNKAAKKGEITLDDEDDFIDALGVDSDKSNPKKXESSLWSTKERSEAPQRSAPRTRITEILESLTSPQLLEQPPTGERKDQLQSQEKQQQEKTAKEPLIEDDLTFGAYQPTVGSTPEGRHSRRQSVRFSTEDVSASTPEKKPKPTTPTSIRHRNSADWLGLKPNEEPNYLEDGPKETKIAAESPKASSSPVLERKSSLTGSQTTFAAKMSGNAPVPTDSISKHAKSEFSKSQRKEDEEDDWLAGALSRKKAFSSSNAGTTTLKQEDSLDLKEKVDLESNVSHQVTTQTPRGKEDNVSSVKETSSTFFGQLSPTAHSIPVREERQKQVPQPNQMQNTSAAVQQQPAFSADSLQQLLLQQQTQLLGLGGLQKTGDYQMLQARIIQLEGQVKTLQLERDQSQMMLENFQQRHKQDMELVENTHKTRVKLLEDSAAQREARAQHECEDLMERLTTVTRSAEQERSELQAQYQRKLAQAQQDRDREVERLRDLQRKSILEMKKDHEDQVHRLKRLKDEEIDAVTSATSQTRSLAGVIEQMEQFSSRLGELSSRVESTHEHTAHGLEQGARHRDEQLRTMQDRLMQQQKSMAEERTYLKEIIARMDTQLNEQQRQLEKERWKMTAEQAKAESTLKSLEEERRVLSMQLSIEREELDRAKSALLEEQKTVMQHCADERRKLAAEWAHFHAQEKQRHERAEREVSSLIEKREGSIISLAQEQADLKLRTAELKQKEMTVAQERETLERLREELDREKERISRTALRFETKSQEVEAFSKLAADKYEEGERALQEAKRVEAEHEARLRSIHSQTEQLRQQQQRILKEQMKLSHLQKDTERLRQTPSIIPLPQIIPPTFPDPVLADSELTAALNVPPPTSFANTQSMALQASLALWKYTAEKDREYLQEEQIFLDNLKKKSYRSPFNTD from the exons ATG GCAGGCAAACCGAAGGCTAAAACCTCTAAAG GTTCATTCAAAGATGATGATTTGCTTGACAGCTTTTTTGATGATATAA AAGAGTCAACAAGGGGGAAAGCAAGTCGTGGAGGACCACTGCATCG cacATATGCCAGTGATAATATTTTTAGTATGCTAGCAGAGGAGGTAAAGCAGGACGGTGTGGACTCTGAG GACTCCGACGTGTCAGCAGCTGATCCCAGTGTCATACTGAAGAACATGAAG GACATGGATGATATGGATGCCGACCTTTTCTCATCAAAGAAAAAGTCCCATTCACCTCCCGCACAAACAAAGCAGTCTGGTAATGAAGGGCCAAAGAAAGACTTGGCTGTGTTAGAAAGTAATGTGAAACCAGAGAGAGCAG ATGAACCCACCAGAGGAGGGAAGAAGCCAAACTCTGCACCTTCATCCACGACCCGTAACTACAAGAAGTTCACCTTCTCTG AcagtggtgatggtggtgatgatgaaggtgtTGGTCAGACACCTtacactaaag ATCTGGATGACCCTCTGTCTGACCCACTCGATGACTTGCTTCCAGATGAAACAAAGCCTGAATCTAAATCCAGCCAAGCCAAACCTGACAAATCTGTGCCATCTCCTTCAGCATCTCCCATCGTAAAGAAGGAAACAA ATAAGGCAGCAAAGAAGGGTGAGATCACATTAGATGATGAGGATGACTTCATCGATGCACTCGGGGTTGATAGTGATAAAAGCAATCCCAAGA AAGAGTCTTCGCTTTGGTCTACCAAGGAAAG GAGTGAAGCCCCTCAGAGAAGCGCCCCTCGTACTAGAATCACTGAAATTCTAGAAAGTTTGACCTCACCACAGCTGCTGGAGCAGCCACCCACGGGTGAGAGGAAGGACCAGCTGCAGTCTCAAGAGAAGCAGCAACAGGAGAAGACTGCAAAAG AGCCACTTATAGAAGATGACCTGACATTCGGGGCCTATCAGCCAACTGTAGGATCCACTCCTGAAGGGCGTCACTCACGCAGACAGTCTGTCAG ATTTTCTACGGAGGATGTCAGCGCATCTACCCCAGAAAAGAAACCGAAACCCACCACACCAACCTCCATTCGACACCGCAACTCAGCCGACTGGCTCGGTCTCAAGCCTAACGAGGAACCAAACTACCTAGAAGATGGTCCCAAAGAGACCAAGATTGCAGCAGAGTCTCCAAAAGCCTCCTCTTCTCCTGTGTTGGAGAGAAAGTCATCTTTGACTGGTAGTCAGACCACATTTGCTGCAAAAATGTCGGGAAATGCCCCAGTCCCAACTGATAGTATCTCCAAACACGCTAAGTCAGAATTTTCCAAAAGCCAGAggaaagaagatgaagaggatgacTGGTTAGCTGGTGCACTCAGTAGAAAGAAGGCTTTTTCATCTTCCAATGCAGggacaacaactttaaagcAGGAAGACTCCTTAGACCTGAAAGAAAAAGTGGATCTAGAGTCAAATGTTAG TCATCAAGTCACAACACAAACTCCCAGAGGCAAAGAAGATAATGTTTCATCTGTCAAGGAAACTAG TAGCACCTTTTTCGGACAGCTCAGCCCTACTGCTCATTCCATCCCTGTCAGAGAGGAGAGGCAAAAGCAAG TTCCACAACCAAACCAAATGCAGAATACATCAGCTGCGGTCCAACAACAG CCAGCATTTTCAGCAGACAGTTTGCAGCAACTGCTACTACAACAACAG ACTCAGCTGCTGGGTCTGGGGGGTTTGCAGAAAACTGGAGATTATCAAATGTTGCAGGCTCGCATCATCCAGTTGGAAGGACAG GTGAAGACACTGCAGCTGGAGCGAGACCAGAGCCAAATGATGTTGGAGAATTTTCAGCAGCGGCATAAACAGGATATGGAACTCGTTGAGAATACGCACAA GACTCGTGTGAAGCTGCTCGAAGATTCAGCAGCCCAGAGGGAGGCACGAGCGCAGCACGAGTGTGAAGATCTAATGGAACGCCTGACCACAGTAACACGATCGGCTGAGCAGGAGCGCTCGGAGCTGCAGGCTCAGTACCAGAGAAAACTGGCCCAAGCCCAACAGGACAGAGACCGCGAGGTGGAGAGACTCAGAGATCTGCAGAG AAAATCTATCTTAGAGATGAAGAAAGACCATGAGGATCAGGTCCACAGACTGAAGAGGCTAAAGGACGAAGAGATTGACGCCGTCACAAGTGCAACATCTCAGACCAG GTCTCTGGCAGGAGTAATCGAGCAGATGGAGCAGTTCTCCTCTCGGCTTGGAGAGCTTTCTTCTCGGGTGGAGagcacacatgaacacactgcTCACGGCTTAGAGCAAGGGGCACGGCACAGAGACGAGCAGCTTCGAA caatGCAGGACCGTCTGATGCAACAGCAGAAATCCATGGCAGAAGAGAGAACGTATCTCAAGGAAATTATTGCCAGGATGGACACTCAACTCAATGAGCAGCAGAGACAGCTTGAGAAG GAGCGCTGGAAGATGACAGCAGAGCAGGCCAAAGCAGAGTCTACCCTCAAAAGCCTGGAGGAAGAGCGCCGTGTCCTCAGCATGCAGCTCAGCATCGAGAGAGAGGAGCTGGACAGAGCCAAG AGTGCACTGCTAGAGGAGCAGAAAACCGTAATGCAGCACTGTGCAGATGAGCGGAGGAAGCTGGCAGCCGAGTGGGCCCACTTCCACGCCCAGGAGAAGCAGAGGCATGAGAGGGCTGAACGGGAGGTCAGCAGTCTCATAGAGAAGAGAGAAGGGTCCATCATTAGTCTGGCACAG GAGCAAGCTGACCTGAAGCTTCGTACAGCGGAGCTAAAACAGAAGGAGATGACTGTTGCACAGGAGCGAGAGACTCTGGAGAGGCTAAGAGAAGAGctggacagagagaaagagagaataaGTCGCACAGCTCTGAGGTTCGAAACAAAATCCCAGGAGGTCGAGGCCTTCAGCAAG CTCGCCGCAGATAAATATGAAGAGGGAGAACGAGCGCTGCAGGAGGCAAAACGCGTTGAGGCTGAGCATGAGGCCCGACTCAGAAGTATTCATTCCCAAACAGAGCAactgaggcagcagcagcaacgaATCCTAAAG GAACAAATGAAGTTAAGTCACCTGCAGAAGGACACAGAAAGGCTGAGACAAACCCCTTCCATTATACCTTTGCCACAAATTATTCCACCAACCTTTCCAG ATCCAGTGTTGGCTGATTCTGAGCTGACAGCAGCCCTGAATGTTCCTCCTCCTACTTCATTTGCCAACACTCAGTCCATGGCACTTCAGGCCAGTCTGGCCCTGTGGAAGTATACTGCAGAAAAG GACCGTGAATACCTCCAAGAGGAGCAGATTTTCCTCGataatctgaagaagaaatcaTACAGGTCACCGTTCAACACAGACTGA